From a single Pararge aegeria chromosome 16, ilParAegt1.1, whole genome shotgun sequence genomic region:
- the LOC120630382 gene encoding cytochrome c oxidase subunit 6B1-like isoform X2 yields MPEIKSVADIKTAPFDPRFPNQNQTRHCYQSYLDFHRCQKVRGEKYEPCQYFKRAFTSLCPNEWVDKWETQRSEGTFAGRI; encoded by the exons ATGCCCGAAATCAAATCTGTAGCTGACATCAAAACTGCACCCTTTGACCCACGGTTCCCTAACCAGAACCAGACCAG GCACTGCTATCAAAGCTACCTGGACTTCCACCGCTGCCAGAAGGTGCGCGGCGAGAAATACGAGCCATGCCAGTACTTCAAGCGAGCCTTCACATCGCTCTGCCCCAACGAGTGGGTCGACAAATGGGAAACGCAACGTAGCGAGGGAACCTTCGCTGGACGCATCTAA
- the LOC120630535 gene encoding cytochrome c oxidase subunit 6B1-like, which translates to MCEQEFRTMRIDPRYPFQNQTKACYDNYCDFYRCTRLLGEVDDCKIFKRYFQTICPNFWIEHWDELRGKGAFPGPI; encoded by the exons ATGTGCGAGCAGGAATTCAGAACAATGCGAATAGATCCACGTTATCCATTTCAAAATCAAACAAA AGCTTGTTACGACAACTACTGTGACTTCTACCGCTGCACGCGGCTACTCGGAGAGGTGGACGACTGCAAGATATTCAAGCGCTACTTCCAGACAATCTGCCCCAATTTCTGGATCGAGCATTGGGACGAACTGAGAGGAAAGGGCGCTTTTCCAGGACCTATCTAA
- the LOC120630382 gene encoding serine/arginine repetitive matrix protein 2-like isoform X1, which produces MSSYRGEGAWDGGPPGAEADYAPPPPPAAPPAPTTDPWTGASYSHYPPQYDYQTYGAYGYNYDSTYYQAPSAGYYDGTGAAYPPAPPESYDYARPAEGSPHASRDYERRRSSYRSKSRSVSPYDRRQREYSKKRDASYEDSRWRRSRSASKRKYSKYSSSDRSSYKSRSYSRSPKKIKKERRSSSGSSRSRRSYKKPVASRPDRSLTPPLKTRSSRSRNRSHNEDRVTRSPLAKYKREKESKSKGKSDPYYESKSRDRRERDVFTPPRKNMADSPKNRKRSDKSVTPPTVYKRSERSTPRKKNYKDQKSGTPTRKPRDSSVTPPRCYARSRSSSRSLTPKTKHKRLRSPKSRRKRSLSSSASSASSASSRSKRRVRRKSASEHESRSKSRSKGRSQSKERSISRRRSASRLKARRSRSPRQSKSRSRSRSSPSRSGTPSDEECRGQFTVADRKRFWKMHKSRQEQADKTKTPPKEIIPPPGAVETSNAADIQYGDPPEVVGPNYAELLQPPDLLAPSSSKSKPVPMPIKNDGSFLEMFKKMQEQTKKVEEVPTKPIIKKPVLPFIGKRRGGRVLKTGMVKKAKAIDEQTVDNTPKDAWSLYMQEVKKYRETSCEEERKTRPLVK; this is translated from the coding sequence ATGTCCTCTTATCGCGGCGAGGGCGCCTGGGACGGCGGGCCGCCCGGTGCCGAGGCGGACTACGCGCCCCCGCCCCCGCCCGCAGCGCCGCCCGCGCCCACCACCGACCCCTGGACTGGCGCCAGCTACAGCCACTACCCGCCGCAGTACGACTACCAGACCTACGGTGCCTACGGATATAACTACGACTCCACGTACTACCAGGCACCCAGCGCGGGCTACTACGACGGCACGGGCGCGGCTTACCCGCCCGCCCCGCCCGAGTCCTACGACTATGCGCGGCCCGCCGAGGGCTCGCCTCACGCCTCCCGTGATTATGAGCGCCGACGTTCCTCTTATAGGTCTAAGTCCCGAAGTGTTTCGCCCTACGACAGAAGGCAGCGGGAATATTCCAAGAAAAGAGATGCTAGCTATGAGGATAGTAGGTGGCGTAGATCTAGAAGTGCTTCTAAACGTAAATACTCTAAGTATTCCTCGAGCGATCGTTCAAGCTACAAGTCAAGATCTTATTCCAGATctcccaaaaaaattaaaaaagagcgAAGGTCTTCCTCAGGCTCTTCAAGATCTAGGAGGTCTTACAAGAAACCTGTGGCAAGTAGACCTGATCGCTCATTGACTCCGCCTTTAAAAACTAGGTCATCCCGCTCCCGTAATAGGTCTCATAATGAGGACAGGGTCACTCGCAGTCCACTTGCAAAATACAAACGTGAAAAGGAATCTAAAAGTAAAGGAAAATCTGACCCCTACTATGAATCTAAATCTAGGGACAGAAGAGAAAGAGATGTTTTCACGCCGCCTCGAAAAAATATGGCAGATTCTCCTAAAAATAGAAAGAGGTCTGATAAATCTGTGACCCCTCCCACTGTCTATAAACGGTCAGAACGATCTACGCCAAGGAAAAAGAATTACAAAGACCAAAAATCTGGTACCCCAACTAGGAAACCTAGAGATAGCTCGGTAACACCTCCACGCTGTTACGCTAGGAGTCGCTCTTCATCAAGATCGCTGACTCCTAAGACTAAACATAAACGATTGCGGAGCCCAAAGTCGCGACGCAAAAGGTCCTTGTCTTCCAGCGCCTCTTCCGCTTCGTCGGCGAGCTCGCGGTCCAAACGTCGCGTTAGGCGAAAGTCTGCCTCCGAACACGAATCTCGTAGTAAAAGTCGGTCGAAAGGACGATCGCAAAGTAAGGAAAGATCCATCTCGAGGCGCCGCTCCGCATCTCGGCTTAAAGCAAGGCGATCAAGAAGCCCAAGACAATCTAAATCCCGATCACGATCGCGCAGCTCTCCCAGTCGCAGCGGCACTCCGAGCGACGAGGAGTGCCGCGGACAGTTCACGGTGGCGGACAGAAAAAGGTTTTGGAAGATGCACAAAAGTAGACAGGAGCAAGCTGACAAAACAAAGACTCCGCCTAAGGAAATTATACCTCCCCCAGGAGCGGTGGAAACCAGTAACGCGGCGGACATTCAATATGGAGACCCCCCTGAGGTGGTGGGGCCGAATTACGCTGAACTTCTACAACCGCCGGATTTACTGGCCCCCTCATCATCAAAATCGAAACCTGTACCAATGCCCATTAAAAATGACGGTAGTTTTCTGGAAATGTTTAAGAAAATGCAGGAGCAGACTAAGAAAGTTGAAGAAGTTCCAACAAAACCTATAATTAAAAAGCCAGTTTTACCTTTCATAGgcaaaaggcgaggggggagaGTTCTCAAAACTGGTATGGTGAAGAAGGCCAAGGCGATTGATGAACAAACTGTGGACAATACCCCCAAAGATGCTTGGTCTCTTTATATGCAGGAAGTTAAGAAGTATAGAGAGACATCTTgcgaagaagaaagaaagactAGGCCTCttgtgaaataa